A window of Malania oleifera isolate guangnan ecotype guangnan chromosome 5, ASM2987363v1, whole genome shotgun sequence contains these coding sequences:
- the LOC131156784 gene encoding large ribosomal subunit protein eL27x-like has protein sequence MVKFLKPNKAVVLLQGRYAGRKAVIIRSFDDGTRDRPYGHCLVAGIAKYPKKVIRKDSAKKTGKKSRVKAFIKLVNYNHVMPTRYTLDVDLKDIVTLDTLQSRDKKVTAAKETKAKLEERFKTGKNRWFFTKLRF, from the coding sequence ATGGTGAAGTTTCTGAAGCCAAACAAGGCTGTGGTCCTCCTCCAAGGCCGCTACGCCGGCCGCAAAGCGGTGATCATCCGATCGTTCGACGATGGCACCCGTGACCGTCCGTACGGGCACTGTTTGGTTGCCGGGATAGCCAAGTACCCGAAGAAGGTGATCCGCAAGGACTCCGCCAAGAAGACCGGGAAGAAGTCCCGCGTGAAGGCCTTCATCAAGCTGGTGAACTACAACCACGTTATGCCCACGCGCTACACCCTCGACGTCGATCTCAAGGACATCGTCACGCTCGACACCCTTCAGTCCCGCGACAAGAAGGTCACCGCCGCCAAAGAAACCAAGGCCAAGCTCGAGGAGAGATTCAAGACCGGCAAGAACAGGTGGTTCTTCACCAAGCTCAGGTTCTGA